One genomic segment of Bradyrhizobium prioriisuperbiae includes these proteins:
- a CDS encoding penicillin-binding protein 2, protein MTDTALTVARPQEPFRRRLIRSLLYGRKDRSAKARARVGLIIIAFTAIYAVIGVRLMMFAVVGDGHGARRSVSGDATATARPDIVDRNGEILATDVKSPSLFGEPRRIIDKDEAIELLTATLPDLDTAEVRQRLSTRRGFVWLKREITPQQQQDIHKLGIPGIGFLRENKRVYPSGQEVAHLIGLVNIDNQGIAGIEKWLDNNGLADLHRAGFATDRQQEPVELSVDLRVEHALRDELMKAKEKFRAKAASGLVTNVRTGEIVAMVSLPDFDPNNPKEANDPDRINRLTTGVYEMGSTFKSFTLAMALDSGKINLNSMWDARGNLHYGKFTIHDAHPLGRFINTKEVFTFSSNIGAARIALGQGVEAHKAFLAKMGQLTRLRTELPESAAPLVPRRWGELNTVTIAFGQGLSVAPLQAVMGINALVNGGYLIPPTFLKRSEAEAKAMAKKVVKTETSDKMRYLMRLNAEVGSARQADVKGYYVGGKTGTSEKVINGRYAKKRVLNSFTAILPADNPQYQILIMLDEPQALPETHGFITSGWNTVPTGGKVIARIAPLLGVEPRMDLPPADRLILAASKESR, encoded by the coding sequence GTGACCGACACCGCGCTGACCGTCGCCCGCCCGCAGGAGCCGTTTCGCCGCCGGCTGATCCGCAGCCTGCTGTACGGACGCAAGGACCGCAGCGCCAAGGCGCGCGCCCGCGTTGGCCTGATCATCATTGCATTCACCGCGATTTATGCGGTGATCGGGGTGCGGCTGATGATGTTCGCCGTGGTCGGCGACGGTCACGGCGCGCGGCGTAGCGTGTCCGGCGACGCCACCGCCACCGCGCGCCCCGACATCGTCGATCGCAACGGCGAAATCCTCGCCACCGACGTCAAGTCGCCGTCGCTGTTCGGCGAGCCGCGCCGCATCATCGACAAGGATGAGGCGATCGAACTGCTGACCGCGACACTGCCCGATCTCGACACCGCGGAAGTGCGGCAGCGGCTGAGCACCCGCAGAGGTTTTGTCTGGCTGAAGCGTGAAATCACCCCGCAGCAGCAGCAGGATATCCACAAGCTCGGCATTCCCGGCATCGGCTTCCTGCGCGAGAACAAGCGGGTCTATCCGAGCGGCCAGGAGGTCGCGCACCTCATCGGCCTGGTCAACATCGACAACCAGGGCATTGCCGGCATCGAGAAGTGGTTGGACAACAACGGCCTTGCGGATCTGCATCGCGCCGGCTTCGCCACCGATCGCCAGCAGGAGCCGGTCGAACTGTCGGTCGACCTGCGTGTCGAGCATGCGCTGCGCGACGAACTGATGAAGGCCAAGGAGAAATTCCGCGCCAAGGCGGCCTCCGGCCTCGTCACCAATGTCCGCACCGGTGAAATCGTGGCGATGGTCTCGCTGCCGGACTTCGATCCGAACAATCCGAAAGAGGCCAACGATCCCGATCGCATCAACCGGCTGACCACCGGCGTTTATGAAATGGGGTCGACCTTCAAGTCGTTCACGCTGGCGATGGCGCTGGATTCCGGCAAGATCAACCTGAATTCGATGTGGGATGCGCGCGGGAATCTGCACTACGGCAAATTCACGATCCACGACGCCCATCCGCTCGGGCGTTTCATCAACACTAAAGAAGTGTTCACCTTCTCGTCCAACATCGGCGCCGCGCGGATCGCGCTGGGTCAGGGCGTCGAGGCGCACAAGGCGTTCCTTGCCAAGATGGGCCAATTGACGCGGCTGCGCACCGAGCTGCCGGAGAGCGCGGCGCCGCTGGTGCCGCGGCGCTGGGGTGAGCTCAACACGGTGACCATCGCATTCGGCCAGGGCCTGTCGGTGGCGCCGCTGCAGGCGGTGATGGGCATCAACGCGCTGGTCAATGGCGGCTACCTGATTCCGCCGACGTTCCTGAAGCGCAGCGAAGCCGAAGCCAAGGCGATGGCCAAGAAGGTGGTCAAGACCGAGACCAGCGACAAGATGCGTTATCTGATGCGCCTCAACGCTGAAGTTGGTTCGGCAAGACAGGCCGACGTCAAAGGCTATTATGTCGGCGGCAAGACCGGCACGTCCGAAAAGGTCATCAACGGCCGTTATGCCAAGAAACGCGTGCTGAACTCCTTCACTGCGATCCTGCCGGCCGACAATCCGCAGTATCAAATTCTGATCATGCTGGACGAGCCGCAGGCGCTGCCGGAAACCCATGGCTTTATCACCTCGGGCTGGAACACGGTTCCGACCGGCGGCAAGGTGATCGCGCGAATTGCGCCGCTTTTGGGCGTCGAGCCGCGGATGGATTTGCCGCCTGCGGACCGCCTTATTCTTGCGGCATCGAAGGAAAGCCGGTAA